Proteins encoded by one window of Collimonas fungivorans:
- a CDS encoding phosphonate utilization associated transcriptional regulator, giving the protein MTTNRTMNTIALVQKNSLPSLVQKELERMILTGDLVAGDKLNEVSLAEMMGVSRGPVREAFRALEEAGLVQQEKNCGVFVRQISVEEADEIYEVRAALDELIGRKLAATIKPAQVQELRTLLDRMDGMVALGDVDGYLKLNLAFHDALVQFTANKKLLHTYRRLVNELNLFRRSALAQKGSLPTSTTEHHKIVDAIAAGDPQAAGDIMREHAVAGRNRMHKAQEKAASAAPITLK; this is encoded by the coding sequence ATGACTACCAACCGCACCATGAACACCATCGCCCTGGTCCAGAAAAATTCGCTGCCTTCGCTGGTGCAGAAGGAGCTGGAGCGCATGATCCTGACGGGCGACCTGGTCGCCGGCGACAAGCTCAACGAAGTCTCGCTGGCGGAAATGATGGGCGTTTCGCGCGGCCCGGTGCGTGAGGCGTTTCGGGCGCTGGAAGAGGCGGGGCTGGTGCAGCAGGAAAAAAACTGCGGCGTATTCGTGCGCCAGATCTCGGTTGAAGAAGCCGATGAAATCTACGAAGTGCGCGCCGCGCTGGATGAGCTGATCGGCCGCAAGCTGGCTGCCACCATCAAGCCGGCCCAGGTGCAGGAATTGCGTACGCTGCTCGATCGCATGGACGGCATGGTGGCGCTGGGCGATGTCGACGGCTACCTGAAGCTGAACCTGGCCTTCCACGATGCGTTGGTGCAGTTCACCGCCAACAAGAAGCTGTTGCATACCTACCGGCGGCTGGTCAACGAACTCAACCTGTTTCGCCGCTCGGCGCTGGCGCAAAAGGGCAGCTTGCCGACCTCCACTACCGAACATCACAAGATCGTCGACGCCATCGCTGCCGGCGATCCGCAAGCCGCCGGCGACATCATGCGCGAACACGCGGTGGCCGGCCGCAACCGCATGCACAAGGCGCAGGAAAAAGCTGCCTCGGCCGCACCAATCACCTTGAAGTAA
- the purU gene encoding formyltetrahydrofolate deformylase, translating into MNDETPRRYVLTLTCPDRTGIVAAVGSFIADHGGLISQAAQHGDALHNRFYMRVEIQADTLTFYLDELRERFSPIARQFEMDWNIADSSIKKRMVVLVSKLDHCLNDLLHRWRNNDLHCEIPCVISNHNDLRSFVEWHGIPYFHVPVGPDNKEQAYAEVERLFREFSGDFIVLARYMQVLSDSMTERYRNRIINIHHSFLPAFVGGRPYHQAFERGVKMTGATSHYVTAELDAGPIIEQGVVNIDHSNSIEEMVRLGKDIEKNVLSRSVRLHLEDRVLIHRNKTVVFK; encoded by the coding sequence ATGAACGACGAGACACCACGCCGCTACGTCCTTACCCTGACCTGTCCCGACCGCACCGGGATCGTCGCCGCCGTCGGCAGTTTTATCGCCGACCATGGCGGCCTGATCAGCCAGGCCGCCCAGCATGGCGACGCGCTCCACAACCGCTTCTACATGCGGGTGGAGATACAGGCCGACACGCTGACGTTTTACCTGGACGAACTGCGTGAACGTTTCAGCCCCATCGCCAGGCAGTTCGAGATGGACTGGAACATCGCCGACAGCTCAATCAAGAAACGCATGGTGGTGCTGGTCAGCAAACTGGATCATTGCCTGAACGATTTGCTGCACCGCTGGCGCAATAACGACCTGCATTGCGAAATTCCCTGCGTAATCTCCAACCACAATGACCTGCGCTCTTTTGTCGAATGGCACGGCATCCCCTATTTTCATGTGCCGGTAGGGCCGGATAACAAAGAGCAGGCATATGCCGAAGTAGAACGCCTGTTCCGTGAGTTCAGCGGCGATTTCATCGTCCTGGCGCGTTATATGCAAGTGCTGTCCGACAGCATGACGGAGCGTTATCGCAATCGCATCATCAACATCCATCATAGTTTCTTGCCGGCGTTTGTCGGCGGCCGTCCCTATCACCAGGCATTTGAACGCGGCGTCAAGATGACCGGCGCCACGAGCCACTACGTAACCGCCGAACTGGACGCCGGACCGATCATCGAACAGGGCGTGGTGAATATCGACCACAGCAATTCGATCGAAGAGATGGTGCGACTGGGCAAGGATATCGAGAAAAACGTGTTGTCGCGCAGCGTCCGCCTGCATCTTGAGGACCGCGTACTGATTCATCGCAACAAGACGGTAGTTTTCAAATAA
- a CDS encoding putative 2-aminoethylphosphonate ABC transporter substrate-binding protein: protein MKQQFARILRASAAAGAATALLGAAFALTAASSHAQSRTALLVYTALETDAMKQYKDGFEKANPTVEIRWVRDSTGVVTAKLLAEKNNPQADVVVGLAATSLALLGQEGMLLAYEPSGMKQLNPAYVDSARPPTWVGMDVWGATVCFNTIEAKKLNLPKPTSWADLAKPVYKGQIVMPHPASSGTGYLDVTAWLQMFGEAKGWQYMDALHQNIAQYTHSGSKPCTMAGTGEFPIGISFEFRGHQVKRSGAPVELIFPKEGLGWDVEASGIMKGTKNLAAAQKLVDWMSSKEANQISSNWWAIVAYPGIAKKVEGIPDDYEKLLIKPNDFNWSAKNRERILAEWGTRYNSKAEKK, encoded by the coding sequence ATGAAACAGCAATTTGCACGAATCCTGCGCGCAAGCGCGGCAGCCGGGGCTGCAACGGCCCTGCTAGGCGCTGCCTTTGCCCTGACCGCAGCCAGCAGCCATGCCCAGTCCAGGACTGCGCTGCTGGTATATACCGCGCTGGAAACCGACGCCATGAAACAGTACAAGGACGGTTTCGAAAAAGCCAACCCGACGGTAGAAATCCGCTGGGTGCGCGACTCGACCGGCGTCGTCACTGCCAAATTGCTGGCCGAAAAGAACAATCCGCAAGCCGACGTGGTAGTCGGTCTGGCCGCCACCAGCCTGGCGCTGCTGGGCCAGGAAGGCATGCTGCTGGCGTATGAGCCAAGCGGCATGAAACAGCTCAATCCCGCCTACGTAGACAGCGCCCGGCCGCCAACCTGGGTCGGCATGGATGTCTGGGGTGCGACCGTCTGCTTCAACACGATAGAAGCGAAGAAGCTGAACCTGCCCAAGCCCACCAGCTGGGCCGACCTGGCCAAGCCGGTCTACAAGGGCCAGATCGTCATGCCCCACCCCGCTTCCAGCGGCACCGGCTACCTTGATGTAACAGCGTGGCTGCAAATGTTCGGCGAAGCCAAGGGCTGGCAATACATGGACGCGCTGCACCAGAACATCGCCCAATACACCCACTCAGGTTCCAAACCCTGCACCATGGCCGGCACCGGCGAATTCCCTATCGGCATTTCATTCGAATTCCGCGGCCATCAGGTGAAGCGCAGCGGCGCTCCTGTCGAATTGATTTTTCCCAAAGAAGGCCTAGGCTGGGATGTGGAAGCCAGCGGCATCATGAAAGGCACCAAGAACCTGGCAGCGGCCCAGAAACTGGTGGACTGGATGAGCAGCAAGGAAGCCAACCAGATCAGCTCCAACTGGTGGGCCATCGTCGCCTATCCCGGCATCGCCAAGAAAGTTGAAGGGATTCCGGACGATTACGAAAAGCTTCTGATCAAGCCCAACGATTTCAACTGGTCCGCCAAGAACCGCGAACGGATCCTGGCCGAATGGGGCACACGCTACAACTCCAAGGCGGAAAAGAAGTAA
- a CDS encoding putative 2-aminoethylphosphonate ABC transporter ATP-binding protein, producing MSQQNPSPCLAPKPYLTLENISKSFGSFHALRDINLTVGEGEFVCFLGPSGCGKTTLLRIIAGLESQNQGRIVQAGKDISWLAPIQRDYGIVFQSYALFPNLTIADNVAYGLVNRRQSRSATAERVQELLTLAGLPTSGKKFPGQLSGGQQQRIALVRALATSPGLLLLDEPLSALDALERVRLRSEIRQLQQRLGVTTIMVTHDQEEALTMADRIVVMNHGAIEQCGSPQDIYLQPGSPFVASFVGKVNILRGVSLGDSRFRIGKLDFHCESRVDHIAAGQPVKVYLRPEDFVARSVEQRTHNHAMAEVKKIEFLGAFSYLTVVLEGMEQQPVVASMSLNLLKELGLQVGSKLRYGLLPERIRVYQDDEQAQTVAA from the coding sequence ATGTCTCAGCAGAATCCTAGCCCTTGCCTGGCGCCCAAGCCTTACCTGACGCTAGAAAACATCTCGAAATCGTTCGGCAGCTTTCATGCGCTGCGCGATATCAACCTGACCGTCGGCGAAGGCGAGTTCGTCTGTTTCCTGGGACCGTCCGGCTGCGGCAAGACCACCCTGCTGCGCATCATCGCCGGCCTCGAAAGCCAGAACCAGGGGCGCATCGTCCAGGCTGGCAAGGACATCTCATGGCTGGCGCCGATACAGCGCGATTACGGCATCGTGTTCCAGTCCTATGCGCTGTTTCCCAACCTGACCATCGCCGACAATGTCGCCTACGGCCTGGTGAACCGCCGCCAGAGCCGCAGCGCCACCGCCGAACGGGTGCAGGAACTGCTGACGCTGGCCGGCCTGCCGACCAGCGGCAAGAAATTCCCGGGACAGCTGTCCGGCGGCCAGCAGCAGCGGATCGCGCTGGTGCGGGCGCTGGCGACTTCTCCCGGTCTGCTGTTGCTGGACGAACCGCTGTCGGCGCTGGATGCGCTGGAGCGGGTGCGTCTGCGCAGCGAGATCCGCCAGCTGCAACAGCGGCTGGGCGTGACCACCATCATGGTCACCCACGACCAGGAAGAAGCCCTGACCATGGCCGACCGCATTGTGGTGATGAACCACGGCGCCATCGAGCAATGCGGCAGCCCGCAAGACATCTACCTGCAGCCGGGCTCGCCGTTCGTCGCGTCGTTCGTCGGCAAGGTCAACATCTTGCGCGGCGTTTCGCTGGGAGACAGCCGTTTCCGCATCGGCAAGCTGGATTTCCATTGCGAATCGCGGGTCGATCACATTGCCGCCGGACAGCCCGTGAAGGTATATTTGCGGCCGGAAGATTTTGTGGCGCGCAGCGTCGAGCAGCGCACCCACAACCACGCCATGGCGGAGGTCAAGAAAATTGAATTCCTGGGCGCCTTCAGTTACCTGACGGTCGTGCTGGAAGGCATGGAACAGCAGCCGGTGGTGGCTTCGATGTCGCTCAACCTGCTGAAGGAACTGGGATTGCAGGTCGGCAGCAAACTGCGTTACGGCTTGCTGCCGGAACGCATCCGCGTATACCAGGACGACGAACAAGCGCAGACGGTGGCGGCATGA
- a CDS encoding putative 2-aminoethylphosphonate ABC transporter permease subunit: MSRPASALGMMSSSPAGGARQAAAGRQQSHWHERIAHGLLLLVCAGLAVFLLMPVLMILVQSVQDKDGLFVGLRQFSEYMSTPALRQSVLNTLLIAVSVTLLVIPAAFTFAYALTRSMMPFKRFFRTLSLIPILAPSLLAAISFVQWFGTQGALKGLLGGASIYGPIGIVISECYAVFPHALMILITALSLADGRLYEVAESLGTSRLRKFWTITVPGAKYGLISAALVVFTFTVNDFGVPKVIGGDFNVLAIDVYQLVIGQQNFNKGAVVSLLLLLPALMAFAIDFTIRRKLQSQLSARAVPFVPKRHRLFDALMFSYCGLVCLLLLSVLGMAVYTSFIKLWPYNLTLVWDHYYFGLIQDGILESYFNSLRLAAYVVASGIVLIFGSAYLVEKTRGMEAARPLIRLLAMLPMGVPGLVLGLGYIMFFNHPDNPLNFLYRSMAILVLSTVVHYFTSSYLTAVTALKAIDNEFEAVSASLKVPFYKTFLRVTVPVCLPAILDIGRYLFINAMTTISAVVFLYSPDTTLASVALLNLEAEGKIGPAAAMGTLIVLTSTIVCILYALTTRVLLKKAQSWRQT; this comes from the coding sequence ATGAGCAGGCCGGCCAGCGCACTCGGCATGATGTCGTCGTCGCCGGCCGGCGGCGCCAGACAGGCGGCGGCCGGCCGCCAGCAAAGCCACTGGCATGAACGCATCGCGCACGGCCTGCTGTTGCTGGTGTGCGCCGGGCTGGCGGTATTCCTGCTGATGCCGGTGCTGATGATCCTGGTCCAGAGCGTGCAGGACAAGGATGGCCTGTTCGTCGGCCTGCGCCAGTTCAGCGAATACATGTCGACCCCGGCATTGCGGCAGTCGGTGCTGAATACTTTGTTGATTGCAGTCTCGGTGACGCTGCTGGTGATCCCGGCGGCCTTCACTTTCGCCTACGCCCTGACGCGCAGCATGATGCCGTTCAAGCGCTTTTTCCGCACCCTGTCGCTGATTCCCATCCTGGCGCCGTCGCTGCTGGCGGCGATCTCGTTTGTGCAATGGTTCGGCACCCAGGGCGCGCTCAAGGGCTTGCTCGGCGGCGCCTCGATCTACGGCCCGATCGGTATCGTCATCAGCGAGTGTTATGCGGTGTTTCCGCATGCGCTGATGATATTGATTACCGCACTGTCGCTAGCCGACGGCCGCCTGTATGAAGTGGCGGAATCGCTGGGCACCAGCCGCCTGCGCAAGTTCTGGACCATCACTGTGCCTGGCGCCAAGTACGGCCTGATCAGCGCGGCGCTGGTGGTGTTCACTTTCACGGTCAACGATTTCGGCGTGCCCAAGGTCATCGGCGGCGATTTCAACGTGCTGGCGATCGATGTCTACCAGCTGGTCATCGGCCAGCAGAATTTCAACAAGGGCGCCGTGGTCAGCCTGCTGCTGCTGTTGCCGGCGCTGATGGCGTTCGCCATCGACTTCACCATACGGCGCAAGCTGCAATCGCAGCTGTCGGCGCGCGCCGTGCCGTTCGTACCCAAGCGCCACCGGCTGTTCGACGCCTTGATGTTCAGCTACTGCGGCCTGGTCTGCCTGTTGCTGCTGTCGGTGCTGGGCATGGCGGTGTACACCTCTTTCATCAAGCTCTGGCCCTACAACCTGACGCTGGTGTGGGACCACTATTACTTCGGGCTGATCCAGGACGGCATCCTGGAATCGTATTTCAACAGCCTGCGGCTGGCAGCCTACGTAGTCGCCAGCGGCATCGTGCTGATTTTCGGCAGCGCCTACCTGGTTGAAAAGACCCGCGGCATGGAAGCGGCGCGGCCGCTGATCCGGCTGCTGGCCATGCTGCCGATGGGTGTGCCGGGACTGGTGCTGGGCCTGGGCTACATCATGTTTTTCAACCACCCGGACAATCCGCTCAATTTCCTGTACCGCAGCATGGCGATCCTGGTGCTGTCGACGGTGGTGCACTACTTCACCTCCAGCTACCTGACCGCGGTCACCGCGCTGAAAGCCATCGACAACGAGTTCGAAGCGGTCTCGGCTTCGCTCAAGGTGCCCTTCTACAAAACCTTCCTGCGGGTGACGGTGCCGGTCTGCCTGCCGGCTATCCTGGACATCGGCCGCTACCTGTTCATCAATGCCATGACCACCATTTCGGCGGTGGTGTTCCTGTATTCGCCCGACACCACGCTGGCCTCGGTGGCGCTGCTGAACCTGGAAGCCGAGGGGAAGATCGGCCCGGCGGCGGCGATGGGCACCCTGATCGTGCTGACGTCCACCATCGTCTGCATCCTGTACGCGCTGACCACGCGCGTGCTGCTGAAGAAGGCGCAAAGCTGGCGCCAGACCTGA
- the phnA gene encoding phosphonoacetate hydrolase — MSNTKTLSGSFSGSFNINGRTYQSMQQPLVVVCVDGCEQEYINQAIQAGVAPFLKKMTEQGTVLSADCVVPSFTNPNNLSIVTGVPPAVHGICGNYFYDLETKQEVMMNDARYLRAATILATFADAGAKVAVVTAKDKLRGLLGHKMRGICFSAEKADQATLEQNGIENLLELVGMALPSVYSAELSEFVFAAGVKLLASERPDIMYLSTTDYIQHKYAPGTPGANAFYAMMDHYLTQLDALGAVIGLTADHGMNAKTDSAGKPNVIYLQDVLDARVGVEKTRVILPITDPYVVHHGALGSYATVYLPAAANVADIADKIRAIPGIELVLTREQAAQRFELPPDRIGDLVVVSERLTVIGTAASRHDLSELKLPLRSHGGISEQRVPLMFNRKLSAIPADHRLRNFDVFFLAMNCIHQHVQ, encoded by the coding sequence ATGTCCAATACCAAAACTCTTAGCGGATCTTTCAGCGGATCTTTCAACATCAACGGTCGCACTTATCAATCGATGCAGCAGCCGCTGGTCGTGGTCTGCGTCGACGGCTGTGAGCAGGAATACATCAACCAGGCGATACAGGCCGGCGTCGCGCCGTTCCTGAAAAAGATGACGGAACAGGGCACGGTGCTGAGCGCCGATTGCGTGGTGCCGAGCTTTACCAATCCGAACAACCTGTCGATCGTGACCGGCGTGCCGCCGGCGGTGCACGGCATTTGCGGCAATTATTTCTATGACCTGGAAACCAAGCAGGAAGTGATGATGAACGACGCCAGGTACCTGCGCGCCGCCACCATCCTGGCGACCTTCGCCGATGCCGGCGCCAAGGTTGCGGTGGTGACCGCCAAGGACAAGCTGCGCGGCCTGCTCGGCCACAAGATGCGCGGCATCTGCTTTTCTGCAGAAAAGGCCGACCAGGCTACGCTGGAACAAAACGGCATAGAAAACCTGCTGGAACTGGTCGGCATGGCTTTGCCTTCGGTATACAGCGCCGAACTGTCCGAATTCGTCTTCGCCGCCGGCGTCAAGCTGCTGGCCAGCGAACGGCCTGACATCATGTATCTTTCCACCACTGACTACATCCAGCATAAATATGCGCCAGGCACGCCGGGCGCCAACGCGTTCTACGCCATGATGGACCATTACCTGACCCAGCTCGACGCCTTGGGCGCCGTGATCGGCCTGACTGCCGACCACGGCATGAACGCCAAGACCGACAGCGCCGGCAAGCCGAACGTGATCTATCTGCAAGACGTCCTGGATGCCCGTGTAGGCGTCGAAAAGACCCGCGTCATCCTGCCGATTACCGATCCTTACGTAGTGCACCACGGCGCGCTCGGCTCCTACGCTACGGTATATCTGCCGGCCGCTGCCAATGTCGCTGACATCGCCGACAAGATCCGCGCCATTCCCGGCATCGAACTGGTGTTGACGCGCGAACAAGCCGCCCAGCGTTTTGAACTGCCGCCTGACCGCATCGGCGACCTGGTGGTGGTCAGCGAGCGCCTGACCGTGATCGGCACCGCGGCCAGCCGCCATGACTTGTCCGAGCTGAAGCTGCCGCTGCGTTCGCACGGCGGCATCTCCGAACAGCGGGTGCCGCTGATGTTCAACCGCAAGCTGAGCGCCATACCCGCGGACCACCGGCTGCGCAATTTCGATGTGTTCTTCCTCGCTATGAACTGCATTCATCAACACGTGCAATAG
- a CDS encoding 2-aminoethylphosphonate--pyruvate transaminase has product MSLQSRDPILLTPGPLTTSLATKSAMLQDWGSWDASFNAITGKVRQQLLDIANAHETHVCVPMQGSGTFSIEAAINTLLPRNGHMLVLINGAYGKRMAKIVEMMGRQVSVFETAEDVPTTAADVERVLSNDRSITHIGVIHCETSTGILNPLQEIAEVVAQHKKSLIIDAMSSFGALEIDATKISFDALIAASGKCIEGPPGMGFAIVRKSVLEKSAGNSRSLSLDLHDQWAYMEKTTQWRFTPPTHIVVAFHAALNQFFAEGGQPARLARYTKNYDTLMAGMRELGLIQFLPAKIQAPIIVTMHAPNSASYEFKDFYNRVRDKGFILYPGKLTQAETFRIGCIGSIGAEEMRQAVHAIRDALAEMGIKPRNANIA; this is encoded by the coding sequence ATGAGCCTGCAAAGCCGCGACCCGATTCTTCTGACTCCCGGACCACTGACCACTTCGCTCGCCACCAAGAGCGCCATGCTGCAGGACTGGGGTTCCTGGGATGCCTCGTTCAACGCCATCACCGGCAAGGTGCGCCAGCAGCTGCTGGACATCGCCAACGCCCATGAAACGCACGTGTGCGTGCCGATGCAGGGCAGCGGCACGTTTTCGATCGAAGCCGCGATCAACACCCTGCTGCCGCGCAACGGCCATATGCTGGTGCTGATCAACGGCGCCTACGGCAAGCGCATGGCGAAAATCGTCGAGATGATGGGACGCCAGGTCTCGGTATTCGAAACCGCCGAGGACGTGCCGACCACCGCCGCCGATGTCGAGCGCGTGCTGAGCAACGACCGCAGCATCACCCACATCGGCGTGATCCATTGCGAAACCAGCACCGGCATCCTGAATCCGCTGCAAGAGATTGCCGAGGTAGTGGCGCAGCACAAGAAGAGCCTGATCATCGACGCCATGAGTTCTTTCGGCGCGCTGGAAATCGACGCGACCAAGATCAGTTTCGATGCGCTGATCGCCGCCAGCGGCAAATGCATAGAAGGGCCGCCGGGCATGGGTTTTGCGATTGTGCGCAAGAGCGTGCTGGAAAAGAGCGCAGGCAATTCACGTTCGCTGTCGCTCGACCTGCACGACCAGTGGGCCTACATGGAAAAAACTACACAGTGGCGCTTCACGCCGCCTACCCACATCGTGGTGGCTTTTCACGCAGCGTTGAACCAGTTCTTTGCAGAAGGCGGCCAGCCGGCAAGGCTGGCGCGCTACACCAAGAACTACGACACCCTGATGGCAGGCATGCGCGAACTGGGGCTGATCCAGTTTCTGCCGGCGAAAATCCAGGCGCCCATCATCGTCACCATGCACGCACCGAACAGCGCCAGTTATGAATTCAAGGATTTCTACAATCGAGTGCGCGACAAAGGGTTCATCCTGTATCCGGGCAAGCTGACCCAGGCGGAAACTTTCCGCATCGGTTGCATAGGTTCTATCGGAGCGGAGGAAATGCGGCAGGCAGTGCATGCGATCCGCGACGCCCTGGCGGAAATGGGAATCAAGCCAAGAAACGCGAATATTGCTTAA